The genome window GTGTTGCTACAAGGGTAGCACGAATCGGGTCGCGCCCCCTCAGAACGTACAACCCGCAGCCGGCTTGTCCGGTGCCCCAGTCAGGTCGATTTGCGGGCCAGTTTTTTCGCCCAGTTGCCGCGCGAGCACGTCCGACATCGCTTGCACCATGGTCCGCGAGTACCCGGGAAAGACCTCGACAATCTTACGATCCTTGCTCACCACCACACTGTAGGCGGCGGTGGCGATCTTGTAGCTCTGAATGATCATCAAGTCGGGATCGCTCAAGATGGGCGCGGGGAACGTGTTCAGCCGCTTCCACTTTGCGGCTTCTTCCGGGATCGTATTCGCGATCCCGATCACCGCCACTCGATCCCCGTACGCCTTGGCAATTTGCTCGATGAACGGCTCGGCGGAAACGCAGCAAGGACAGTCCTTCTGGATGAAATAGAGCAGCGCGGGCTTACCCTTCGCAAGGTTATCCAGGGACTGAGGATTGCCGTTCTCGTCGGGCAGTTTGAAGTCCGGAGCGGTCGCGCCCGCCTGCAGGAACGCCGTCTTCTTCATGTCCGGAGTCACCGGGTGGACAACGCTCGGATCCACGATTGCCGATTTCGGGTCCGTGGAGCTGTGCCGCTCTTGGGTCACATCGGCCGGGGGCGACGAACAGCCTCCGAGGATGCACAGACAAGCGACGAAAAAAAGGCTTCGCATAGGTCCACTTACGAGCATATCCGAACCTATGGGTACCTCGCCGGTCCTACTCCTGCAACCTAGCCAAGTGGGGGGTGTGTATAATTGACGCTAGCCCGCCGCAGCGTCGCCGGGCTAGGAACACC of Chthonomonas sp. contains these proteins:
- a CDS encoding redoxin domain-containing protein; the encoded protein is MRSLFFVACLCILGGCSSPPADVTQERHSSTDPKSAIVDPSVVHPVTPDMKKTAFLQAGATAPDFKLPDENGNPQSLDNLAKGKPALLYFIQKDCPCCVSAEPFIEQIAKAYGDRVAVIGIANTIPEEAAKWKRLNTFPAPILSDPDLMIIQSYKIATAAYSVVVSKDRKIVEVFPGYSRTMVQAMSDVLARQLGEKTGPQIDLTGAPDKPAAGCTF